Proteins from a genomic interval of Ferrovibrio terrae:
- a CDS encoding ABC transporter ATP-binding protein has protein sequence MSVPDKKIGDVLLKVENISLSFGGVKALTDISFEIREQEVLAIIGPNGAGKSSMLNCINGFYHPQQGTITYRGEKRKQMRPHQAATQGIARTFQNIALFKGMSTLDNIMTGRLLKMKAGLFTSAIYKGPAEREQIEHREFCERIIDFLEIEAIRKVPVGRLPYGLQKRVELARALAAEPTLLLLDEPMAGMNLEEKQDMCRFILDVNDEFGTTICLIEHDMGVVMDISDRVVVLDYGRKICDGVPEDVKNNQAVIDAYLGVQH, from the coding sequence ATGAGTGTTCCAGACAAGAAGATCGGTGACGTCCTGCTCAAGGTCGAGAATATCAGCCTGTCTTTTGGCGGCGTGAAGGCGCTGACTGATATCAGCTTCGAAATCCGAGAGCAGGAAGTGCTGGCAATCATCGGGCCCAATGGCGCCGGTAAATCGTCGATGCTGAATTGCATCAATGGTTTCTATCATCCGCAGCAGGGCACAATTACCTACCGCGGTGAAAAGCGGAAACAGATGCGACCGCATCAGGCGGCCACACAGGGCATCGCGCGCACCTTCCAGAATATCGCGTTATTCAAGGGCATGTCGACGCTGGACAACATCATGACCGGCCGCCTGCTCAAGATGAAGGCCGGCCTGTTCACGTCAGCCATTTACAAGGGGCCGGCGGAGCGTGAGCAGATCGAACATCGCGAATTCTGCGAACGCATCATCGACTTCCTGGAAATCGAGGCGATCCGCAAGGTGCCGGTCGGCCGGTTGCCGTACGGGTTGCAGAAGCGTGTTGAGCTGGCGCGCGCCCTGGCCGCCGAGCCGACGCTGCTGCTGCTCGACGAACCGATGGCCGGCATGAACCTGGAAGAAAAACAGGATATGTGCCGCTTCATCCTGGATGTGAACGATGAATTCGGCACCACCATCTGCCTGATCGAGCATGACATGGGTGTGGTGATGGATATTTCCGACCGCGTCGTGGTGCTCGACTACGGCCGCAAGATCTGTGACGGCGTGCCGGAAGACGTAAAGAACAATCAGGCCGTCATCGACGCCTATCTTGGCGTGCAGCATTAG
- a CDS encoding AMP-binding protein yields the protein MSETSGKPDGRDPLGRDTIPKFFAYNARHRRDRPAMREKALGIWQTWTWGEVNGRVRDLAGGLAALGLRRGDKVAIIGDNRPELYWTMAASQALGGIPVPVYQDSVADEIQYVIEHAEARFAVVENQEQVDKLLSIRDRLPMLEIIAYGDPRGLRHYDQPFLRNLADVSKQGAAYNTANPDFVDAEIVRGNGNDLSIICYTSGTTGRPKGVMLSHDNVVRSANLAVAFDKLNENDQVLAYLPMAWVGDNFLSYVESAVTGFCMNCPESADTVLQDLREVGPTYFFAPPRIWENLLTTVMIRMEDAGTIKRRMFHFFIRLARRAGRNILEGKPVAVTDRLLYALGEILVYGPLKNVLGLSRLRLAYTAGEAIGPDIFDFFRALGINLKQLYGQTECTVYLCMHTDTDVIPDTVGPPAPGVELKIDEATGEVLFRSPGVFVGYYKNDAATAETKTADGWVHTGDAGVFTDNGHLRIIDRAKDVGRLTDGALFAPKYIENKLKFFPHIKEAVAFGDGRDHVAAFINIDLAAVGSWAERNGISYASYADLAGRPEVYTLIRGCIEQVNRDLSSDSSMTASQIKRFLILHKELDADDGELTRTRKVRRSTIAERYGTLIEALYSGQPSIAVEAKITFEDGRTGTFNANLKVDEATTYSTMRKAG from the coding sequence ATGTCCGAGACGTCGGGGAAACCCGATGGGCGTGACCCGTTGGGCCGCGATACCATCCCGAAGTTCTTCGCCTACAACGCCCGGCATCGCCGCGACCGCCCCGCCATGCGCGAAAAAGCGCTGGGCATCTGGCAGACCTGGACCTGGGGCGAGGTCAATGGCCGGGTGCGCGATCTGGCCGGCGGCCTGGCTGCGCTGGGACTGCGGCGCGGCGACAAGGTCGCCATCATCGGCGACAACCGGCCTGAACTGTACTGGACCATGGCCGCTTCCCAGGCGCTTGGCGGCATTCCGGTGCCGGTCTACCAGGACAGCGTCGCCGACGAGATACAGTATGTGATCGAGCATGCCGAGGCGCGCTTCGCCGTGGTTGAGAACCAGGAGCAGGTGGACAAGCTGCTGTCGATCCGGGACCGCCTGCCGATGCTGGAGATCATCGCCTATGGCGATCCGCGGGGCCTGCGTCATTACGATCAGCCTTTCCTGCGCAATCTTGCCGATGTGTCGAAGCAGGGCGCCGCGTACAACACGGCCAATCCGGACTTTGTCGATGCCGAGATCGTCAGGGGTAACGGCAATGACCTTTCGATCATCTGCTATACGTCTGGCACCACCGGCCGGCCCAAGGGGGTCATGCTCAGCCACGATAACGTGGTGCGTTCGGCCAATCTGGCGGTTGCTTTCGACAAGCTGAATGAAAACGATCAGGTACTGGCTTATCTGCCGATGGCCTGGGTCGGCGACAACTTCCTGTCCTATGTTGAAAGCGCGGTGACGGGCTTCTGCATGAACTGCCCCGAGTCAGCCGACACGGTGCTGCAGGACCTGCGCGAAGTAGGGCCGACCTATTTCTTCGCACCGCCCCGCATCTGGGAAAACCTGCTCACCACGGTGATGATCCGCATGGAGGATGCCGGCACGATCAAGCGCCGCATGTTCCATTTCTTTATCAGACTGGCGCGACGCGCCGGCCGCAACATCCTGGAAGGCAAGCCGGTCGCAGTCACGGATCGGCTGCTGTATGCGCTGGGCGAAATCCTGGTCTATGGTCCGCTCAAGAACGTGCTGGGGCTGAGCCGCCTGCGGCTCGCCTATACGGCGGGCGAGGCCATCGGGCCGGATATCTTCGATTTCTTCCGCGCGCTGGGCATCAATCTCAAGCAACTCTACGGCCAGACCGAATGCACGGTGTATCTGTGCATGCACACCGATACCGACGTGATTCCCGATACCGTCGGTCCGCCGGCCCCGGGTGTTGAACTGAAGATCGACGAGGCAACCGGCGAGGTGCTGTTCCGCAGCCCCGGCGTATTCGTCGGCTACTACAAGAATGACGCCGCCACCGCCGAAACCAAGACGGCGGACGGCTGGGTGCATACCGGCGATGCCGGCGTGTTCACAGACAATGGTCACCTGCGCATCATCGATCGCGCCAAGGATGTCGGCCGTCTCACTGACGGCGCATTGTTCGCGCCGAAATACATCGAGAACAAGCTGAAATTCTTCCCGCACATCAAGGAAGCCGTGGCCTTCGGCGACGGCCGGGATCATGTCGCCGCCTTCATCAATATCGACCTTGCCGCAGTCGGCTCCTGGGCCGAGCGCAACGGTATTTCCTACGCCTCCTATGCCGACCTTGCCGGTCGGCCCGAGGTCTATACGCTGATCCGCGGCTGCATCGAGCAGGTCAATCGCGACCTGTCATCCGACAGCAGCATGACGGCGAGCCAGATCAAGCGCTTTCTGATTCTGCACAAGGAGCTGGATGCTGATGACGGCGAGCTGACCCGCACCCGCAAGGTTCGCCGCAGCACGATTGCCGAACGCTACGGCACGCTGATCGAAGCGCTGTATTCGGGGCAGCCGTCGATTGCGGTGGAAGCCAAGATCACCTTTGAGGATGGTCGGACCGGCACCTTCAATGCCAACCTGAAGGTCGACGAAGCCACCACTTATTCGACGATGCGTAAGGCAGGCTGA
- a CDS encoding branched-chain amino acid ABC transporter permease: MAFFLEVLIGGLMAGVMYSLVALGFVLIFKASGVFNFAQGAMVLFAGLFFVGFSEMGVPVWLALLLTVAVMVVLAGVIERLVLRHLVNQEGIILFMATIGVSFFLDGFGQTIWGSNVKQLDIGIPTDPIFLMDGEILIQSFDLWAALVAGTLLAALVVFQKTRTGRALRAVADDHQAAQSVGIPLNVIWIIVWAIAGLVALVAGVMWGSKLGVQPAIVSLALKALPVLILGGFTSIPGAIIGGLIIGAGEKLAEVYIGPFVGGGIENWFAYVLALAFLLVRPQGLFGEKLIERV; this comes from the coding sequence ATGGCATTTTTCCTGGAAGTCCTGATCGGCGGCCTGATGGCCGGTGTGATGTATTCGCTGGTGGCGCTCGGCTTTGTGCTGATCTTCAAGGCATCCGGCGTGTTCAATTTCGCGCAGGGCGCGATGGTGCTGTTCGCCGGCCTGTTTTTCGTTGGATTCAGCGAGATGGGCGTGCCGGTGTGGCTGGCGCTGCTGCTGACCGTCGCCGTCATGGTGGTGCTGGCCGGCGTGATCGAGCGGCTGGTGTTGCGCCATCTGGTCAACCAGGAAGGCATCATCCTGTTCATGGCCACCATCGGCGTATCCTTCTTCCTCGACGGTTTCGGCCAGACTATCTGGGGCAGCAACGTGAAACAGCTGGATATCGGCATCCCGACCGATCCGATCTTCCTGATGGACGGCGAGATTCTGATCCAGTCCTTCGACCTCTGGGCTGCGCTGGTGGCCGGCACGCTGCTGGCGGCGCTGGTGGTGTTCCAGAAGACCCGCACCGGGCGCGCGCTGCGCGCGGTGGCCGACGATCACCAGGCCGCGCAGTCGGTCGGCATTCCGCTCAATGTGATCTGGATTATCGTCTGGGCGATTGCCGGTCTGGTCGCGCTGGTGGCTGGCGTCATGTGGGGCTCCAAGCTCGGCGTGCAGCCGGCCATTGTCAGTCTCGCGCTCAAGGCGCTGCCGGTGCTGATCCTCGGCGGCTTCACATCCATTCCGGGTGCCATCATCGGCGGGCTGATCATCGGCGCCGGCGAAAAGCTGGCCGAGGTCTATATCGGGCCTTTCGTGGGCGGCGGCATCGAGAACTGGTTCGCCTATGTGCTGGCGCTGGCCTTCCTGCTGGTCCGGCCACAGGGCCTTTTCGGCGAAAAACTGATCGAACGCGTGTAG
- a CDS encoding branched-chain amino acid ABC transporter permease, which translates to MLYRESGQYKTTYSADQAIFTIPQDRVFFALLMLVAFVGIPMVATNYVYTALLIPFLCLSLAALGLNILTGYCGQLSLGTGAFMGVGAVTAWNLATRMPDLNLLVVFALAGLVTAAVGMFFGLPSLRIKGFYLAVATLAAQFFLPWLFVKWGWLTNHATSGVITAPQLRILGWEADTPMEKYLLALGIVTLLALAAKNLVRSNPGRQWMAIRDMDIAAEIIGIRPVVAKLTAFAVSSFYIGVAGAMYLFIYLGSTEPDGFGISLSFQALFMIIIGGLGSILGSFLGAFFILLLPIFLTRVPPTLGFDLSTALVSHLEFMVFGALIVFFLIVEPHGLARLWQIAKEKLRIWPFPY; encoded by the coding sequence ATGCTCTACCGCGAATCCGGACAATACAAGACCACTTACAGCGCCGATCAGGCGATCTTCACCATCCCGCAGGACCGCGTGTTTTTCGCGTTGCTGATGCTGGTGGCGTTTGTCGGCATTCCGATGGTGGCGACCAACTATGTCTACACCGCGCTGCTGATCCCGTTCCTCTGTCTCTCGCTGGCGGCGCTCGGGCTCAACATTCTGACCGGCTATTGCGGCCAGCTTTCACTCGGTACCGGGGCTTTCATGGGCGTGGGTGCGGTCACTGCCTGGAACCTTGCAACGCGCATGCCCGACCTCAATCTTCTGGTGGTGTTTGCGCTGGCCGGGCTGGTCACCGCGGCAGTTGGCATGTTCTTCGGTCTGCCGTCCTTGCGCATCAAGGGCTTCTATCTCGCCGTCGCCACGCTGGCGGCGCAGTTCTTCCTGCCCTGGCTGTTCGTCAAATGGGGCTGGCTCACCAACCATGCGACGTCAGGTGTTATCACTGCGCCGCAGCTCAGGATTCTTGGCTGGGAAGCAGATACGCCGATGGAGAAGTATCTGCTTGCGCTTGGTATCGTTACGCTGCTGGCGCTGGCGGCAAAGAATCTGGTGCGCAGCAATCCAGGCCGGCAGTGGATGGCGATCCGCGACATGGATATTGCCGCCGAGATCATCGGCATTCGTCCGGTGGTGGCCAAGCTGACCGCTTTTGCGGTCTCGTCCTTCTATATCGGCGTGGCTGGCGCGATGTACCTCTTCATCTATCTCGGCTCCACCGAGCCGGATGGCTTTGGCATCAGCCTCTCGTTCCAGGCGCTGTTCATGATCATTATCGGTGGTCTGGGGTCGATCCTAGGCAGTTTTCTCGGCGCCTTCTTCATCCTGCTGCTGCCGATCTTCCTGACCCGGGTGCCGCCCACACTCGGCTTCGACCTGTCGACTGCCTTGGTGTCGCATCTGGAATTCATGGTTTTCGGCGCCCTGATCGTCTTCTTCCTGATCGTCGAGCCGCATGGCCTTGCCCGGCTCTGGCAGATCGCCAAGGAAAAGCTGCGTATCTGGCCGTTCCCTTACTGA